The following are encoded in a window of Anser cygnoides isolate HZ-2024a breed goose chromosome 33, Taihu_goose_T2T_genome, whole genome shotgun sequence genomic DNA:
- the RHBG gene encoding ammonium transporter Rh type B isoform X3: MAEGTAAASRLRLAGLCFFLQLLTIVLFAAFVRYGPESGPGLCSPQSNCSRRDPEPGSGYARFRDAHLQALLGFGFLLAFLGRYGPGSVATSLLVVAFAVQWALLAQGLFYFSLKGKIYVGAQSMVSADFCTAAVLISSGAVLGRVNPIQMLLMTLLEVPLFACNEFILLSLMGISDSGGSLTVHTFGAYFGLMVSRALRQPRADEQEEQQDAGRQPDVFAVLGTLYLWIFWPSFASATTAQDSAEPWAVLNVYFSLAASTLAAFVLSPILYEEGTLQAAQIQDAALVGAAVMGMAGEMLLTPFGALVAGFLASHLSLLGSRFLSPILRSRLKIQDTCGVHNVHGLPGVLGTLVGTLLAGLATADAYGGRLERVFPLVAQGSRTAGGQAWWQLCALPVTLILAALGGSLTGARGRTRPWGERRGAGWQHPRLTAPTPR, encoded by the exons ATGGCCgagggcactgctgctgcctcgaGGCTCCGGCTGGCCGGGCTGTGCttcttcctccagctcctcaCCATCGTCCTCTTCGCCGCCTTTGTCCGGTACGGCCCCGAGAGCGGCCCCGGCCTCTGCTCCCCGCAGTCCAACTGCAGCCGGAGAGACCCCGAGCCCGGGTCGGGGTACGCCC GTTTCCGCGATGCCCACCTCCAGGCTCTCCTCGGCTTTGGGTTCCTGCTGGCCTTCCTCGGCCGCTACGGGCCAGGCAGCGTGGCCACCAGCCTCCTCGTCGTGGCCTTCGCCGTGCAGTGGGCCCTCCTGGCCCAGGGGCTTTTCTACTTCTCCCTGAAGGGCAAGATTTACGTGGGTGCTCAGAG caTGGTCAGTGCCGACTTCTGCACTGCCGCCGTCCTCATCTCGTCCGGAGCCGTTCTGGGCAGGGTAAACCCCATCCAGATGCTGCTGATGACCCTGCTGGAGGTCCCCCTCTTCGCCTGCAACGAATTCATCCTGCTCAGCCTCATGGGG ATAAGCGACAGTGGGGGCTCCCTGACCGTCCACACCTTCGGAGCTTATTTCGGCTTGATGGTTTCGCGAGCCCTGCGCCAGCCCCGCGCGGatgagcaggaggagcagcaggacgCGGGGCGCCAGCCCGATGTCTTCGCTGTGCTCG GGACCCTCTACCTGTGGATCTTCTGGCCCAGCTTCGCCTCGGCCACCACGGCGCAGGACAGCGCCGAGCCCTGGGCAGTGCTGAACGTCTACTTCTCGCTGGCAGCGAGCACCCTGGCCGCCTTCGTCCTCTCGCCCATCCTCTACGAGGAGGGCACGCTGCAGGCG GCCCAGATCCAGGATGCCGCCCTGGTCGGCGCGGCGGTGATGGGGATGGCCGGGGAGATGCTGCTCACCCCCTTCGGGGCCCTCGTGGCAGGGTTTCTGGCCAGCCACCTCTCCCTGCTGGGCTCCAGGTTCCTCTCG cccatccTGCGCTCCAGGCTGAAAATCCAGGACACGTGCGGGGTCCACAACGTCCACGGGCTGCCGGGGGTCCTGGGCACCTTGGTGGGGACGCTGCTGGCGGGGCTGGCCACCGCCGACGCTTACGGCGGCAG GCTGGAGCGCGTGTTCCCGCTGGTGGCCCAGGGCAGCCGCACGGCCGGCGGCCAGGCGTGGTGGCAGCTCTGCGCCCTGCCCGTCACCCTGATCCTCGCCGCCCTGGGGGGCAGCCTCACGG GGGCCCGAGGACGGACGCGACCCTGGGGCGAGCGACGAGGAGCTGGGTGGCAGCACCCTCGCCTGACGGCCCCGACGCCACGGTGA
- the RHBG gene encoding ammonium transporter Rh type B isoform X2: protein MAEGTAAASRLRLAGLCFFLQLLTIVLFAAFVRYGPESGPGLCSPQSNCSRRDPEPGSGYARFRDAHLQALLGFGFLLAFLGRYGPGSVATSLLVVAFAVQWALLAQGLFYFSLKGKIYVGAQSMVSADFCTAAVLISSGAVLGRVNPIQMLLMTLLEVPLFACNEFILLSLMGISDSGGSLTVHTFGAYFGLMVSRALRQPRADEQEEQQDAGRQPDVFAVLGTLYLWIFWPSFASATTAQDSAEPWAVLNVYFSLAASTLAAFVLSPILYEEGTLQAAQIQDAALVGAAVMGMAGEMLLTPFGALVAGFLASHLSLLGSRFLSPILRSRLKIQDTCGVHNVHGLPGVLGTLVGTLLAGLATADAYGGRLERVFPLVAQGSRTAGGQAWWQLCALPVTLILAALGGSLTGALLGSRVLRWAPESPEAESKGPEDGRDPGASDEELGGSTLA, encoded by the exons ATGGCCgagggcactgctgctgcctcgaGGCTCCGGCTGGCCGGGCTGTGCttcttcctccagctcctcaCCATCGTCCTCTTCGCCGCCTTTGTCCGGTACGGCCCCGAGAGCGGCCCCGGCCTCTGCTCCCCGCAGTCCAACTGCAGCCGGAGAGACCCCGAGCCCGGGTCGGGGTACGCCC GTTTCCGCGATGCCCACCTCCAGGCTCTCCTCGGCTTTGGGTTCCTGCTGGCCTTCCTCGGCCGCTACGGGCCAGGCAGCGTGGCCACCAGCCTCCTCGTCGTGGCCTTCGCCGTGCAGTGGGCCCTCCTGGCCCAGGGGCTTTTCTACTTCTCCCTGAAGGGCAAGATTTACGTGGGTGCTCAGAG caTGGTCAGTGCCGACTTCTGCACTGCCGCCGTCCTCATCTCGTCCGGAGCCGTTCTGGGCAGGGTAAACCCCATCCAGATGCTGCTGATGACCCTGCTGGAGGTCCCCCTCTTCGCCTGCAACGAATTCATCCTGCTCAGCCTCATGGGG ATAAGCGACAGTGGGGGCTCCCTGACCGTCCACACCTTCGGAGCTTATTTCGGCTTGATGGTTTCGCGAGCCCTGCGCCAGCCCCGCGCGGatgagcaggaggagcagcaggacgCGGGGCGCCAGCCCGATGTCTTCGCTGTGCTCG GGACCCTCTACCTGTGGATCTTCTGGCCCAGCTTCGCCTCGGCCACCACGGCGCAGGACAGCGCCGAGCCCTGGGCAGTGCTGAACGTCTACTTCTCGCTGGCAGCGAGCACCCTGGCCGCCTTCGTCCTCTCGCCCATCCTCTACGAGGAGGGCACGCTGCAGGCG GCCCAGATCCAGGATGCCGCCCTGGTCGGCGCGGCGGTGATGGGGATGGCCGGGGAGATGCTGCTCACCCCCTTCGGGGCCCTCGTGGCAGGGTTTCTGGCCAGCCACCTCTCCCTGCTGGGCTCCAGGTTCCTCTCG cccatccTGCGCTCCAGGCTGAAAATCCAGGACACGTGCGGGGTCCACAACGTCCACGGGCTGCCGGGGGTCCTGGGCACCTTGGTGGGGACGCTGCTGGCGGGGCTGGCCACCGCCGACGCTTACGGCGGCAG GCTGGAGCGCGTGTTCCCGCTGGTGGCCCAGGGCAGCCGCACGGCCGGCGGCCAGGCGTGGTGGCAGCTCTGCGCCCTGCCCGTCACCCTGATCCTCGCCGCCCTGGGGGGCAGCCTCACGG GTGCCCTCCTGGGAAGCAGGGTGCTGAGGTGGGCCCCGGAGAGCCCGGAGGCGGAGAGCAAG GGGCCCGAGGACGGACGCGACCCTGGGGCGAGCGACGAGGAGCTGGGTGGCAGCACCCTCGCCTGA
- the RHBG gene encoding ammonium transporter Rh type B isoform X1, producing the protein MAEGTAAASRLRLAGLCFFLQLLTIVLFAAFVRYGPESGPGLCSPQSNCSRRDPEPGSGYARFRDAHLQALLGFGFLLAFLGRYGPGSVATSLLVVAFAVQWALLAQGLFYFSLKGKIYVGAQSMVSADFCTAAVLISSGAVLGRVNPIQMLLMTLLEVPLFACNEFILLSLMGISDSGGSLTVHTFGAYFGLMVSRALRQPRADEQEEQQDAGRQPDVFAVLGTLYLWIFWPSFASATTAQDSAEPWAVLNVYFSLAASTLAAFVLSPILYEEGTLQAAQIQDAALVGAAVMGMAGEMLLTPFGALVAGFLASHLSLLGSRFLSPILRSRLKIQDTCGVHNVHGLPGVLGTLVGTLLAGLATADAYGGRLERVFPLVAQGSRTAGGQAWWQLCALPVTLILAALGGSLTGALLGSRVLRWAPESPEAESKVLREGPEDGRDPGASDEELGGSTLA; encoded by the exons ATGGCCgagggcactgctgctgcctcgaGGCTCCGGCTGGCCGGGCTGTGCttcttcctccagctcctcaCCATCGTCCTCTTCGCCGCCTTTGTCCGGTACGGCCCCGAGAGCGGCCCCGGCCTCTGCTCCCCGCAGTCCAACTGCAGCCGGAGAGACCCCGAGCCCGGGTCGGGGTACGCCC GTTTCCGCGATGCCCACCTCCAGGCTCTCCTCGGCTTTGGGTTCCTGCTGGCCTTCCTCGGCCGCTACGGGCCAGGCAGCGTGGCCACCAGCCTCCTCGTCGTGGCCTTCGCCGTGCAGTGGGCCCTCCTGGCCCAGGGGCTTTTCTACTTCTCCCTGAAGGGCAAGATTTACGTGGGTGCTCAGAG caTGGTCAGTGCCGACTTCTGCACTGCCGCCGTCCTCATCTCGTCCGGAGCCGTTCTGGGCAGGGTAAACCCCATCCAGATGCTGCTGATGACCCTGCTGGAGGTCCCCCTCTTCGCCTGCAACGAATTCATCCTGCTCAGCCTCATGGGG ATAAGCGACAGTGGGGGCTCCCTGACCGTCCACACCTTCGGAGCTTATTTCGGCTTGATGGTTTCGCGAGCCCTGCGCCAGCCCCGCGCGGatgagcaggaggagcagcaggacgCGGGGCGCCAGCCCGATGTCTTCGCTGTGCTCG GGACCCTCTACCTGTGGATCTTCTGGCCCAGCTTCGCCTCGGCCACCACGGCGCAGGACAGCGCCGAGCCCTGGGCAGTGCTGAACGTCTACTTCTCGCTGGCAGCGAGCACCCTGGCCGCCTTCGTCCTCTCGCCCATCCTCTACGAGGAGGGCACGCTGCAGGCG GCCCAGATCCAGGATGCCGCCCTGGTCGGCGCGGCGGTGATGGGGATGGCCGGGGAGATGCTGCTCACCCCCTTCGGGGCCCTCGTGGCAGGGTTTCTGGCCAGCCACCTCTCCCTGCTGGGCTCCAGGTTCCTCTCG cccatccTGCGCTCCAGGCTGAAAATCCAGGACACGTGCGGGGTCCACAACGTCCACGGGCTGCCGGGGGTCCTGGGCACCTTGGTGGGGACGCTGCTGGCGGGGCTGGCCACCGCCGACGCTTACGGCGGCAG GCTGGAGCGCGTGTTCCCGCTGGTGGCCCAGGGCAGCCGCACGGCCGGCGGCCAGGCGTGGTGGCAGCTCTGCGCCCTGCCCGTCACCCTGATCCTCGCCGCCCTGGGGGGCAGCCTCACGG GTGCCCTCCTGGGAAGCAGGGTGCTGAGGTGGGCCCCGGAGAGCCCGGAGGCGGAGAGCAAGGTCCTGAGGGAg GGGCCCGAGGACGGACGCGACCCTGGGGCGAGCGACGAGGAGCTGGGTGGCAGCACCCTCGCCTGA
- the RHBG gene encoding ammonium transporter Rh type B isoform X4 — translation MAEGTAAASRLRLAGLCFFLQLLTIVLFAAFVRYGPESGPGLCSPQSNCSRRDPEPGSGYARFRDAHLQALLGFGFLLAFLGRYGPGSVATSLLVVAFAVQWALLAQGLFYFSLKGKIYVGAQSMVSADFCTAAVLISSGAVLGRVNPIQMLLMTLLEVPLFACNEFILLSLMGISDSGGSLTVHTFGAYFGLMVSRALRQPRADEQEEQQDAGRQPDVFAVLGTLYLWIFWPSFASATTAQDSAEPWAVLNVYFSLAASTLAAFVLSPILYEEGTLQAAQIQDAALVGAAVMGMAGEMLLTPFGALVAGFLASHLSLLGSRFLSPILRSRLKIQDTCGVHNVHGLPGVLGTLVGTLLAGLATADAYGGRLERVFPLVAQGSRTAGGQAWWQLCALPVTLILAALGGSLTGC, via the exons ATGGCCgagggcactgctgctgcctcgaGGCTCCGGCTGGCCGGGCTGTGCttcttcctccagctcctcaCCATCGTCCTCTTCGCCGCCTTTGTCCGGTACGGCCCCGAGAGCGGCCCCGGCCTCTGCTCCCCGCAGTCCAACTGCAGCCGGAGAGACCCCGAGCCCGGGTCGGGGTACGCCC GTTTCCGCGATGCCCACCTCCAGGCTCTCCTCGGCTTTGGGTTCCTGCTGGCCTTCCTCGGCCGCTACGGGCCAGGCAGCGTGGCCACCAGCCTCCTCGTCGTGGCCTTCGCCGTGCAGTGGGCCCTCCTGGCCCAGGGGCTTTTCTACTTCTCCCTGAAGGGCAAGATTTACGTGGGTGCTCAGAG caTGGTCAGTGCCGACTTCTGCACTGCCGCCGTCCTCATCTCGTCCGGAGCCGTTCTGGGCAGGGTAAACCCCATCCAGATGCTGCTGATGACCCTGCTGGAGGTCCCCCTCTTCGCCTGCAACGAATTCATCCTGCTCAGCCTCATGGGG ATAAGCGACAGTGGGGGCTCCCTGACCGTCCACACCTTCGGAGCTTATTTCGGCTTGATGGTTTCGCGAGCCCTGCGCCAGCCCCGCGCGGatgagcaggaggagcagcaggacgCGGGGCGCCAGCCCGATGTCTTCGCTGTGCTCG GGACCCTCTACCTGTGGATCTTCTGGCCCAGCTTCGCCTCGGCCACCACGGCGCAGGACAGCGCCGAGCCCTGGGCAGTGCTGAACGTCTACTTCTCGCTGGCAGCGAGCACCCTGGCCGCCTTCGTCCTCTCGCCCATCCTCTACGAGGAGGGCACGCTGCAGGCG GCCCAGATCCAGGATGCCGCCCTGGTCGGCGCGGCGGTGATGGGGATGGCCGGGGAGATGCTGCTCACCCCCTTCGGGGCCCTCGTGGCAGGGTTTCTGGCCAGCCACCTCTCCCTGCTGGGCTCCAGGTTCCTCTCG cccatccTGCGCTCCAGGCTGAAAATCCAGGACACGTGCGGGGTCCACAACGTCCACGGGCTGCCGGGGGTCCTGGGCACCTTGGTGGGGACGCTGCTGGCGGGGCTGGCCACCGCCGACGCTTACGGCGGCAG GCTGGAGCGCGTGTTCCCGCTGGTGGCCCAGGGCAGCCGCACGGCCGGCGGCCAGGCGTGGTGGCAGCTCTGCGCCCTGCCCGTCACCCTGATCCTCGCCGCCCTGGGGGGCAGCCTCACGG GGTGCTGA
- the HAPLN2 gene encoding hyaluronan and proteoglycan link protein 2 has protein sequence MAADVPTASSGPQQGRGPSRCTSLSPSLPPGTLLPPAPKMLRLLLLSSLWLLAASPASSIFQRPTGSPAAPRLQYLLEPLHGAVHTQRGATATLPCVLRALPRNYRVKWSKVEPANYGESVIIITNGLYHKNYGPLSPRVRLRHSHRYDASLTITDVALEDEGRYRCQLVNGLEDESVSLTLHLEGVVFPYQPSNGRYKFNYHEAKRACEQQDARLATYQQLYKAWTEGLDWCNAGWVLDGTVHYPIINSREPCGGRLLLPGVRTYGARDKQRDRFDAFCFTSALQGEVYFIRGHLSFKEAGQACRNHGAAMAKVGQLYAAWKFSGLDRCDGGWLADGSVRYPITAPRQRCGGLPEPGVRSFGFPSKEQRTYGTYCFAGA, from the exons ATGGCTGCGGATGTCCCCACCGCGTCCTCTGGTCCCCAGCAAGGCCGGGGGCCATCCCGCTGCACGTCCCTGAGCCCATCACTCCCCCCGggcaccctcctgcccccagctccaAAGATGCTCCGGCTTCTCCTGCTCAGCTCCCTCTGGCTCCTGGCAGCGTCCCCAGCCTCCAGCATCTTCCAGCGGCCCACGGGGAGCCCGG ccgccccgcgCCTGCAGTACCTGCTGGAGCCCCTGCACGGCGCGGTGCACACGCAGCGCGGTGCCACCGCCACGCTGCCCTGCGTCCTGCGCGCCCTGCCCCGCAACTACCGGGTGAAGTGGAGCAAGGTGGAGCCGGCCAACTACGGGGAGAGCGTCATCATCATCACCAACGGGCTGTACCACAAGAACTACGGGCCCCTCAGCCCCCGGGTGCGCCTGCGGCACAGCCACCGCTACGACGCCTCGCTCACCATCACGGACGTGGCCTTGGAGGACGAGGGGCGCTACCGCTGCCAGCTGGTCAACGGGCTGGAGGACGAGAGCGTCTCGCTCACGCTGCACCTCGAGG gcGTTGTCTTCCCCTACCAGCCCAGCAACGGGCGCTACAAGTTCAACTACCACGAGGCCAAGCGTGCGTGCGAGCAGCAGGACGCCCGGCTGGCCACCTACCAGCAGCTCTACAAAG CCTGGACAGAGGGCTTGGACTGGTGCAACGCGGGCTGGGTCCTCGACGGCACCGTGCACTACCCCATCATCAACTCCCGCGAGCCGTGCGGCGGCCGCCTCCTCCTGCCCGGCGTCCGCACCTACGGGGCCAGGGACAAGCAGCGGGACCGCTTCGACGCCTTCTGCTTCACCTCGGCGCTGCAAG GTGAGGTCTACTTCATCCGGGGCCACCTGAGCTTCAAGGAGGCCGGGCAGGCGTGTCGCAACCACGGGGCCGCCATGGCCAAAGTGGGGCAGCTCTACGCCGCCTGGAAGTTTTCCGGGCTGGATCGCTGCGACGGGGGGTGGCTGGCGGACGGCAGCGTGCGGTACCCCATCACCGCCCCCCGGCAGCGCTGTGGGGGGCTGCCCGAGCCCGGCGTGCGGAGCTTCGGCTTCCCCAGCAAGGAGCAGCGGACCTACGGCACCTACTGCTTCGCGGGGGCGTAG